The proteins below come from a single Malus domestica chromosome 03, GDT2T_hap1 genomic window:
- the LOC139194263 gene encoding large ribosomal subunit protein eL38z/eL38y-like: MPKQIHEIKDFLLTARRKDARNVKIKRTKDAVKFKVRCSKYLYTLCVFDSEKADKLKQSLPPGLNV, translated from the coding sequence ATGCCGAAGCAGATCCATGAGATCAAGGATTTCCTTCTAACTGCAAGAAGGAAGGATGCTCGCAATGTCAAAATCAAGAGGACCAAGGATGCTGTCAAGTTCAAGGTTCGGTGCTCCAAGTACctttacacactttgtgtgtttgATTCCGAGAAGGCCGACAAGTTGAAGCAATCTCTTCCTCCAGGTTTGAACGTTTAG